A stretch of Metabacillus sp. FJAT-52054 DNA encodes these proteins:
- the pgsC gene encoding poly-gamma-glutamate biosynthesis protein PgsC — MFGSDLYIALVLGVLLSLLFTEKTGVIPAGLIVPGYLALVFDQPVFLAVVFFISLLTYLIVTYGIAKIVILYGRRKFAAMLTVGILLKLAFDYTYPILPFEIFEFRGIGIIVPGLIANTMQKQGMALTIGSTLLLSGATFLLMTLYYIF; from the coding sequence TTGTTCGGATCTGATTTATACATAGCCCTGGTTCTCGGGGTATTGCTAAGCTTGCTATTCACTGAAAAAACGGGGGTCATCCCAGCGGGACTGATTGTTCCGGGATACTTGGCACTTGTATTTGACCAGCCGGTTTTCCTTGCTGTGGTTTTCTTCATCAGCTTGCTTACCTATTTAATCGTTACATATGGAATAGCCAAAATCGTCATTCTTTATGGAAGAAGAAAATTTGCTGCCATGCTTACTGTAGGAATATTGCTGAAATTAGCTTTTGATTACACGTATCCTATTCTTCCTTTTGAGATTTTTGAATTTAGGGGAATCGGAATCATCGTCCCTGGATTAATTGCCAATACGATGCAAAAACAGGGAATGGCGCTTACAATCGGAAGTACGCTTTTGCTAAGCGGAGCTACATTCCTGCTTATGACGCTTTACTATATTTTCTAA
- a CDS encoding CapA family protein — MSHPNGKELNFEEKLLRFIKRNRRNSKTHAVIGLIATAGIMFGFSFADRPPAPAVTQYKNEVFTASFMGDIMMGRDVEKVTDIKGQDYLFQQVKPLLQNSDYITANFDHPITLDESAPKNESKSIQLRTDKQSAQTLQNLNFSAVSLANTHAMDYNVQGLNDTRKTLKEHGIDPVGAGSNLKDAKNSISYREYNGIKVATLAFTDVYAEGTKATEYNSGVLAMEPKNFVPMIAEAKKKADFVFVNAHWGQEYDTTPHPRQKDLAKALADAGADVIIGHHPHVLSPVEVYKDSVIFYSLGNFVFDQGWSRTRESAIAQMRLMADGKARFELTPLEIKAGQPAPIREMNELQKKKMIQQLTKNSKNLDWKEENGKLIFEKDLSKKLD, encoded by the coding sequence GTGAGCCATCCAAATGGAAAAGAGCTTAATTTCGAAGAGAAGCTCCTGCGGTTTATTAAAAGGAACCGGCGGAATTCAAAAACTCATGCAGTGATCGGTCTAATTGCCACTGCAGGAATTATGTTCGGTTTTTCCTTTGCGGACAGACCTCCGGCCCCAGCCGTAACCCAATATAAAAACGAGGTGTTCACTGCCTCCTTCATGGGCGACATCATGATGGGACGGGATGTAGAGAAGGTAACCGACATTAAAGGACAGGATTATTTGTTTCAGCAGGTTAAGCCGCTGCTTCAAAACTCTGATTATATTACAGCGAATTTTGACCACCCGATTACTTTGGACGAATCAGCACCAAAGAATGAATCGAAAAGCATTCAGCTGAGAACGGACAAACAATCAGCTCAGACACTTCAAAATCTCAACTTTTCAGCTGTCAGTCTCGCCAATACCCATGCGATGGATTATAACGTCCAGGGGCTAAATGATACGAGAAAGACATTAAAAGAGCATGGGATCGATCCAGTCGGAGCCGGAAGCAACCTGAAGGATGCGAAAAATTCCATTTCCTATCGCGAGTATAATGGAATAAAAGTTGCAACCCTAGCCTTTACGGATGTGTACGCAGAGGGAACAAAAGCGACTGAATACAACAGCGGGGTTTTGGCGATGGAGCCGAAAAACTTCGTTCCCATGATAGCAGAAGCCAAAAAGAAAGCGGATTTTGTATTCGTTAATGCTCATTGGGGGCAGGAGTACGATACGACCCCTCATCCCCGCCAGAAAGATCTGGCTAAGGCACTGGCGGATGCCGGAGCAGATGTGATAATCGGTCATCATCCGCATGTATTGTCACCTGTTGAAGTTTATAAGGACAGTGTGATTTTCTACAGTCTTGGAAATTTTGTATTTGATCAGGGCTGGAGCAGAACAAGGGAAAGTGCCATTGCACAAATGAGGCTGATGGCAGACGGAAAGGCAAGATTTGAGCTGACCCCGCTTGAAATAAAAGCCGGCCAGCCGGCACCAATCAGGGAAATGAATGAGCTGCAGAAAAAGAAAATGATTCAGCAGCTGACGAAAAATTCAAAGAACCTGGATTGGAAGGAAGAGAACGGGAAACTTATTTTTGAAAAGGACCTCTCAAAAAAACTCGATTAA
- a CDS encoding gamma-glutamyltransferase, with the protein MRKKRLWTALAILLIVILLVAQSGILNRSAEGQAAVSANHPLAVQAGMKVMNSGGNAMDAAVAVSYVLGVTEPYGSGPGGGGMMVVYNPDKKIKKVYDYKDSAPQNGKGSKDQIAVPGFVKGLELAHKEQGKMNMSELIEPAIHYASKGYKADSFLSQRLAEAQDQFKGKLPEPFYPDGKPVKPNGVIKQPELAKTLQAIQRQGSKGFYSGEMGESLAKELDRVNLEDLKNYEVKEEKPLEGKFGGYTVMSAPPSAGGISLLQILKLADMYKGEFKSNEVTNSTHLMGEFTKHVYHERISEIQDPAFGQVDTERLLSDKHLENMAEDMDFDKASFDIEVNNSEADEEDHDNTTHFVIKDKEGTIISVTNTLGEFFGSKEQVNGIFMNNALSNFSEDPESANRMEPGKRPNNYTSPSILENDKEIVGIGTPGGKRIPTVLAQVLVQREFFGSSWQEAINQRRFYIEDNEITMEPGYPENVRNKLEKRGYDVRVKESPFYYGGVMALTIDKDTKKVSGAADPRRTGTWSSSK; encoded by the coding sequence ATGAGAAAGAAACGTCTTTGGACAGCACTGGCAATTCTTCTCATTGTCATATTGCTCGTCGCACAATCCGGAATCCTAAATCGTTCGGCTGAAGGGCAAGCGGCCGTCAGTGCAAACCATCCTCTAGCTGTTCAGGCAGGGATGAAGGTCATGAACAGCGGAGGCAATGCCATGGATGCCGCTGTAGCCGTTTCCTACGTGTTAGGTGTTACGGAACCATACGGATCAGGCCCGGGCGGCGGAGGAATGATGGTCGTTTATAACCCGGATAAAAAAATTAAGAAAGTATACGATTATAAAGATTCTGCACCTCAGAACGGAAAAGGATCAAAAGATCAGATTGCCGTTCCCGGTTTTGTAAAAGGTCTGGAGCTTGCTCATAAGGAGCAGGGGAAAATGAACATGTCCGAACTGATTGAACCGGCAATACATTATGCAAGCAAAGGCTACAAAGCCGACTCATTTCTTTCACAGCGGCTTGCGGAAGCACAGGACCAATTTAAAGGCAAGCTGCCGGAACCGTTTTATCCGGATGGCAAGCCGGTAAAACCGAACGGAGTGATCAAGCAGCCGGAGCTTGCTAAAACACTTCAAGCTATTCAAAGACAGGGAAGCAAAGGGTTTTATTCAGGGGAAATGGGAGAATCATTGGCAAAAGAATTGGACCGGGTCAATCTGGAGGATTTGAAAAATTACGAAGTGAAGGAAGAAAAACCGCTGGAAGGGAAATTTGGCGGATATACAGTCATGTCAGCTCCTCCTTCGGCAGGCGGAATATCACTTCTGCAAATCTTAAAACTGGCAGATATGTATAAGGGAGAATTCAAGTCCAATGAGGTAACCAATTCTACTCATTTAATGGGTGAGTTTACAAAACATGTTTATCACGAGCGTATATCCGAAATTCAGGATCCTGCTTTCGGTCAGGTAGATACGGAGAGGCTTCTTTCGGACAAGCACTTGGAAAACATGGCTGAGGATATGGATTTTGATAAAGCATCTTTTGACATAGAGGTCAACAATTCCGAAGCAGATGAAGAAGACCACGATAATACCACCCACTTTGTTATCAAAGATAAAGAGGGGACGATCATATCCGTAACGAATACACTTGGAGAATTTTTCGGATCCAAAGAGCAGGTCAATGGTATATTCATGAACAATGCACTCAGTAATTTCAGTGAAGACCCCGAATCTGCTAATCGAATGGAGCCGGGAAAAAGACCGAACAATTATACATCTCCATCCATTCTGGAAAATGATAAAGAAATAGTTGGAATTGGAACCCCGGGGGGGAAAAGAATTCCGACGGTCCTTGCACAGGTTCTGGTGCAGAGAGAATTTTTCGGATCGTCCTGGCAGGAAGCTATTAATCAGCGGCGTTTCTACATTGAAGATAACGAGATTACAATGGAGCCCGGCTATCCTGAAAATGTGAGAAATAAACTTGAAAAGCGCGGTTATGACGTCCGGGTGAAAGAGTCACCTTTCTATTATGGAGGCGTAATGGCCTTGACCATAGATAAAGACACCAAAAAAGTATCCGGAGCAGCAGACCCCA